In the Phaeobacter piscinae genome, GGAAGCAGAGCTGGGCGTGTCGATGGATGTCTCAGATCTGGCTCAGAAGATGCAGCGGGCGCCTCAGGCCGTCACCGCTGCAACCAACCCAGCGCCCGCTGCAAGCCGTGTGGTCAAAGTCGCACCCACCGCGCCTGTTTCGAGCGATCAGCATAGGCTTGATCATGTGCCGATCTGGCTTCCCAAAGCTCCAGACACCACCGCACCCGCTGCTGGTGACCCAAGGTTCACGGACATGCGGACCCATGCCGCTCAGCGCGCTGGCTTTTTCTGGGAGAGCGATGAAAACGCGCTGTTCTTCGAGCCTTTTGGCAAGCGGCTTGTGGTCACTTTCGACAATATCCATGTGGTTCAGCAAAAGGAGGGCCAGCGATGGCCGTGGGGCTACAAACTGCTATCGCAGACGCTGGGCTGTTCGGTCCTTGGTGTGATCGGCTCCAAGCGCAATTGGTTCCGCAGCCCCTTTGTTCATGATAGTTTTGACCACCTGCGCGACAGTGGTTTCTTTGATCAATTCGATGAGGTCCTGTTCTACGGTGCCTCCATGGGCGCCTATGGCGCGCTGACCTATTCGCAATGTGCACCGGGCGCCAAGGTACTCGCCATCGCGCCGCAAACCACGCTGGACCGCCGCATTCTGCCCGATGATGACCGCTGGGGCTGGACCGCGCGTCTGGACTGGGATGATCGCTATGCGGACGCCGCAGAGGCAACCCATCTCGCTGATGATACGGTGGTTCTCTATGACCCCTACTTCGACCCGGATGTGCAGCAGGTCAATCGCCTGAAAGGTGACAATATCCGCAAGTTGAGAATGCCATTCTTCGGCCACCAGCTGCCGCAGGCGCTGGTCAATATGGGGATCCTAGAACCGATACTGAGCGAGATTTTTGAGGACCGCCTTACCGCCCAACGGTTCTACCAGTTGCTGCGCGCCCGTCGTGATCTCCCCCGTTTTCAGCATGATCTGCTGATGAAGGCTGAGGAAAAGAACCACCCAAAGCTCGCCATTCAAGTCTGTGAATACACGTTGAAAAAACGCGACGCCAAGAACATCCGCAATTCCCTTAACCGTCTCCGCGCCGAACTTGCAGAAGCGGAAGGATAAGCCATGACCGCCGCCCCAACCGCCACCGCAAAGCGCCTAATCATCACTTGTATGAAGAACGAAGGTCCCTTCATCCTGGAATGGGTCGCCCACCACCGCGCTATCGGATTTGACCATATGCTGGTTTTCACGAACGACTGCGACGACGGCACGGTTGAACTGCTGGATGGGCTGGCAGAGCGCGGCTATGTCACCCGCATGGACAACCCCTATCAGGAGATGGGGAGCGGCTATAACCCGCAGAAAGGTGCGCTCAAATACGCCGAGAGCCTTGATCTGGTCCGCAACGCAGAGTGGGTTCTTGTCTCCGACGTTGATGAATTCGTCAATATTCACGTCGGGGATGGGGATCTCGACAGTCTCTTTGCCGCTACCAATGATCCTGACATGATCTCAATGCAGTGGCGCCTGTTCGGCAATAGCTTTCGAGACAGCTACAGTGACGTACTTCTAACGCAAGAGCACAGCCACTGCGCGCCGAAATACTGCCCTGCTCCGATCCAGGCCTGGGGCATCAAGACGATGTTCAAGACCGCTGGCGACTATGTTGCTGGCGCCTATGACCGCATCGGTGTCCACCGCCCGCTGAAGCGGCGCATTGCAGATATGCCAAACTGGGTTGCGGGGACCGGCCGACCGGTGCCCGAGGATATGGCAGATCAGGGCTGGCGCTTTGGTATTCGCGACCATGGCTATGACATGGTCACCCTCAACCACTACGCTGTGCGCAGCACCGAAAGCTTCCTCGTCAAACGGGACCGTGGCCGCGTCAACCATGTGGAACGTGATCAGGGGTTGGCCTATTGGATGCGCATGAACTTCAACATGGAGCAAGATACCTCCATTCAGCGCCGCCTCTCCGCCACGAAAAAAGAGCTAACACGGCTCAAGCGTCTTAAAGGCATCAAATCACTGCATGAGGCCGCCGTCACCGCCCACCGCAGCAAGATCACAGAGCTGATGGCCCGTGAGGATATGAAGATATTCTACGAAGAGATCACCTCGCCCAAGCTGACGCTTCTGTCACGGCATCTGAACTTTGTCTCCCGTGCGCAGTTCAACGACGGCCCCGACGCGATTTCTGCCGACCTGATAGACCGGCTGGAACAGGTGCCAGTGCTCTAGCAACAGGACCAGAGACTGGCACCCACCGCCTCTTACGTCGATTTCAATCGAAACCGTTGGATCTTGCCGGTTTCGGTCTTGGGGAGGGCGTCAGTATAAACGATGTCGCGGGGGTACTTATAAGGCGCGATGGTTGCCTTGACATGATCCTGCAGCGCCTTGGTCAGGACCTCCGACGCCTGCGTACCCCCGGTCAGCACCACATGGGCCTGCACGATCTCACCGCGCGCATCATCACTGGCGCCGATCACAGCACATTCCGCCACCAGCTCATGGGACAAGAGCGCCGCCTCGACCTCGGGACCGGCGATATTATACCCGGCGGAGACGATCATATCATCGTTGCGCGCGGCAAAATGCAGATAGCCGTCAGCATCCATCACAAAACTGTCGCCGGTGATGTTCCAGCCATCCTTGACGTATTCGCCCTGCCGCGCATCCGCGAGATAGCGGCAGCCGGTGGGTCCCTTGACCGCCAGGCGACCAACCTCTCCGCGCGGCGCTTCATTGCCATCCTTGTCCAGAACCCGCACTTGATAGCCCTGCACAGGCTTACCGGTGCAGGCGGGGCGATGGTCGTCGAACCGGTTGGAGATGAAGATATGTAGCATCTCCGTCGCCCCGATCCCATCCAGCATCGGCTTGCCAGTCTGGGCGATCCATTCGTCATAAACGGGCGCTGGCAGGGTTTCCCCGGCGGATACCGCCGCCCTGAGTGATGACAGATCCGCCCCCTCCTCCATCGCGCGCAGCATCACCCGATAGGCGGTCGGCGCGGTAAAGCAGACGGTTGCCTTATACGTCTCGATTATCTCGATCAGATTGGGCGGCGAGGCATTCTCCAGCAAGGTCGCCGCGGCCCCAAACCGCAGCGGGAAAATCGCCAGCCCACCCAGCCCGAACGTAAACGCCAATGGTGGAGAGCCAACAAAGATATCTTCAGGCGTGACCTGAAGCACCTCTGCCGCATAGCCATCGGCAATCATCAAGAGATCGCGGTGAAAATGCATCGTCGCCTTCGGTGACCCCGTGGTGCCTGAGGTAAACCCCAGTAGAGCCACATCATCTCGGCCCGTTGCCACCGCCTCGAACCGCACCGGTTTTTCCAACGCCAGCCGGTCCAGTTCTGCATCGTGGTTGGAGGTGCCGTCGAACCCAACGACGGACTTCAGATGCGCCGAGGTTTTGGCACAGGCCACCAGTTCCTCCATCAGCCGTGTATCACACAGAGCATGGCTGATCTTTGCCTTGTCGATGATCTTCGCCAGTTCACCTGCCCGCAGCATCGGCATGGTGTTCACCACCACAGCCCCCGCCTTGGTCGCCGCCAGCCAGCAGGCCACCATCGCCGGGTTATTGGCAGAGCGGATCAGCACCCGGTTGCCGGGCTGCACCCCCAGATCCTCGACCAGCACATGGGCGAGCCGGTTGGTCCAATCTGCCAGTTCCTTGTAGGTCCGTCGCCGCCCGTTGCCGATCAGGGCGGTATGATCCCCGAACCCTTTCTCCACCATGGCATCGGTCAGTTCCACCGCCGCATTCAATCGCTCAGGGTAGGCATACCCGCCGGTCAGGAACTCCGGCCACTGATCCGCCGGCGGCAGGTTATCACGGGTGAATGTATCGATATGTGCGCTTGGACCCAGCATCTCAGCCTCCCTTCTGGAATGTGGAAATCGCTTGACGAGCAATCACCACACGTTGGACGTCAGATGCCCCTTCGTAGATCCGCAACGCTCTGATATCGCGGTAGAGCTCCTCAACCTTCTGACCCTGCCGCACACCATCACCGCCATGCAATTGGACGGCTTTGTCGATCACCTTCTGCGCCTGATCGGTGGAGAACAGCTTCGCCATCGCGGCCTCCCGGGTGATGCGCGCAGCACCACTGTCCTTGGCCCAGGCTGCGCGATAGACCAGCAGTGCGCTTGCATCCACATCCAGCGCCATATCTGCGATATGTCCCTGCACCATCTGCAGATCTGCCAGCGGCGCCCCCTGCACATGGCGGCTTGTCACGCGTGCCAATGCCTCATCCAAGGCTCGGCGTGCAAACCCCAGTGCGGCCGCCGCCACGGTGGATCGGAACACATCCAGCACCGACATCGCAATCTTGAAGCCCGCACCCGCCTCGCCCAGCACTGCACTGCGCGGGATCCGACAATCACTGAACCGCAGGGTCGCAAGGGGATGCGGCGCCAGCGTCTCCAACCGTTCCACCACTTCAAAGCCCGGCAGCCCTGCAGGCACAACAAAAGCCGAGAGCCCCCTGGCCCCCGGTCCCTCGCCGGTACGGGCAAACAGCGTATAGACATCAGCAATACCGCCGTTGGAGATCCAGGTCTTCTCACCATTCAGAACATAGTGATCCCCATCCCGCACAGCGGTCATGGTGGAATTGGCCACATCGGATCCTGATTGCGGTTCGGTCAGGGCAAAGGCTGAAATCGCCTTGCCGCTGCGTGTGAGCGGCAGCCATTCCGCCTGCTGTGCATCAGTCCCAAACAGTGAAATCGCTCCGGTTCCCAACCCCTGCATGGCAAAGGCAAAATCCGCCAGACCATCGTGGCGCGCTAGTGTCTCACGGATCAGGCACAGTGTGCGCACGTCCAGCGCCTCGCCGGTCATGGCACCGGAATGCTGCGTCCAGCCCGCAGACCCCAAGGCCGACACCAGCGCGCGGCAGGCAGCATCGGTATCGCTGTGGTCAATATCTGCCAGCGCGTCCTGTGCCCAGCTGTCCAGATCCGCCGCCAGTGCGCGGTGGCGATCCTCAAAAAACGGCCAGCTCAGAAAGGTCTTATCCGCCATATCGCTCCTCCCGGCAGCGGCACCCGCCGCCTGTCATCTTTCTCCAAATACTCCCGCCGGAGGCCGCCGCACCCTCCTCCGGTGCTGCGGCCTGCACGGGCCGGATCAATCCCCTTCGAACAAGGGCTTTTCTTTTTTTACAAAGGCCTGATAGGCACGTTCGAAATCAGCGGTCTGCATGCAAATCGCCTGCGCCTGTGCTTCTGCCTCGATGGCCTGCTCAATCGACATCGACCACTCCTGTGCCAGCATCGTCTTGGTCATCATATGACCAAAATTCGGCCCCGCCGCGATCCGCTCGGCCCAGTTGCGTGCCTCACCCAGCAAGGCATCTGCCGACACCACCTTGTTGTGAAACCCCCAGGCCTGCCCTTCCTCAGCGCTCATCGACCGTCCGGTATATAGCAGCTCTGCCGCCCGTCCCTGGCCAATGATGCGCGGCAGGATCGCACAGGCCCCCATGTCGCAGCCCGCCAGCCCAACACGGGTGAATAGAAACGCCGTCTTGGTGTCCGGCGTGGCGATCCGGATGTCCGACGCCATGGCAATAATCGCGCCGGCCCCCACGCAAACACCGTCCAGCGCTGCGATGATCGGCTTGCCGCAATTCACCATGGCCTTGACCAGATCGCCGGTCATCCGGGTAAAGGCCAGCAACTCCTTCATCGACATTCTGGTCAAAGGTCCAATGATATCATGAACATCGCCGCCAGAACTGAAGTTGCCGCCATTGGGCGCAAAGATCACCGCTTTCACATCGTCGTCATAGTGCAGGTCGCGAAACCAGTCCCGCAGCTCTGCATAGCTGTCAA is a window encoding:
- a CDS encoding glycosyltransferase family 2 protein, coding for MTAAPTATAKRLIITCMKNEGPFILEWVAHHRAIGFDHMLVFTNDCDDGTVELLDGLAERGYVTRMDNPYQEMGSGYNPQKGALKYAESLDLVRNAEWVLVSDVDEFVNIHVGDGDLDSLFAATNDPDMISMQWRLFGNSFRDSYSDVLLTQEHSHCAPKYCPAPIQAWGIKTMFKTAGDYVAGAYDRIGVHRPLKRRIADMPNWVAGTGRPVPEDMADQGWRFGIRDHGYDMVTLNHYAVRSTESFLVKRDRGRVNHVERDQGLAYWMRMNFNMEQDTSIQRRLSATKKELTRLKRLKGIKSLHEAAVTAHRSKITELMAREDMKIFYEEITSPKLTLLSRHLNFVSRAQFNDGPDAISADLIDRLEQVPVL
- a CDS encoding AMP-binding protein, encoding MLGPSAHIDTFTRDNLPPADQWPEFLTGGYAYPERLNAAVELTDAMVEKGFGDHTALIGNGRRRTYKELADWTNRLAHVLVEDLGVQPGNRVLIRSANNPAMVACWLAATKAGAVVVNTMPMLRAGELAKIIDKAKISHALCDTRLMEELVACAKTSAHLKSVVGFDGTSNHDAELDRLALEKPVRFEAVATGRDDVALLGFTSGTTGSPKATMHFHRDLLMIADGYAAEVLQVTPEDIFVGSPPLAFTFGLGGLAIFPLRFGAAATLLENASPPNLIEIIETYKATVCFTAPTAYRVMLRAMEEGADLSSLRAAVSAGETLPAPVYDEWIAQTGKPMLDGIGATEMLHIFISNRFDDHRPACTGKPVQGYQVRVLDKDGNEAPRGEVGRLAVKGPTGCRYLADARQGEYVKDGWNITGDSFVMDADGYLHFAARNDDMIVSAGYNIAGPEVEAALLSHELVAECAVIGASDDARGEIVQAHVVLTGGTQASEVLTKALQDHVKATIAPYKYPRDIVYTDALPKTETGKIQRFRLKST
- a CDS encoding enoyl-CoA hydratase family protein; this encodes MISTDTKYFLCSVEDGIATVALDRPERKNPLSFDSYAELRDWFRDLHYDDDVKAVIFAPNGGNFSSGGDVHDIIGPLTRMSMKELLAFTRMTGDLVKAMVNCGKPIIAALDGVCVGAGAIIAMASDIRIATPDTKTAFLFTRVGLAGCDMGACAILPRIIGQGRAAELLYTGRSMSAEEGQAWGFHNKVVSADALLGEARNWAERIAAGPNFGHMMTKTMLAQEWSMSIEQAIEAEAQAQAICMQTADFERAYQAFVKKEKPLFEGD
- a CDS encoding acyl-CoA dehydrogenase family protein, producing the protein MADKTFLSWPFFEDRHRALAADLDSWAQDALADIDHSDTDAACRALVSALGSAGWTQHSGAMTGEALDVRTLCLIRETLARHDGLADFAFAMQGLGTGAISLFGTDAQQAEWLPLTRSGKAISAFALTEPQSGSDVANSTMTAVRDGDHYVLNGEKTWISNGGIADVYTLFARTGEGPGARGLSAFVVPAGLPGFEVVERLETLAPHPLATLRFSDCRIPRSAVLGEAGAGFKIAMSVLDVFRSTVAAAALGFARRALDEALARVTSRHVQGAPLADLQMVQGHIADMALDVDASALLVYRAAWAKDSGAARITREAAMAKLFSTDQAQKVIDKAVQLHGGDGVRQGQKVEELYRDIRALRIYEGASDVQRVVIARQAISTFQKGG